A single region of the Streptomyces caelestis genome encodes:
- the ehuB gene encoding ectoine/hydroxyectoine ABC transporter substrate-binding protein EhuB — translation MAPPQRSPLRSPEPISQAVSRPTRRSLLAGVAALGALGTAGCSRVATASSTKGGDLLDRLRAAGVVRLGIAGEIPFGFIDKNGELTGEAPELAKVIFKRLGVDRVQPVPTEFGSLIPGLNSQQFDVVAAGMYVNPERCEQVIFSDPDYQMLDSFIVRKGNPKGLRSYEDIVEKKAKFATGTGYAEIQYAVEAGYKESEILIVPDQVAGLNAVEAGRVDVFAGTALTVREVVKKSAKAEATEPFKPIVGGKPHVDGGAFAFRPTETGLRDAFNVELHKLKKSGELFRILKPFGFTKAEMTDLTAKELCGG, via the coding sequence ATGGCTCCACCACAGAGAAGCCCACTGAGAAGTCCGGAACCCATATCCCAGGCCGTATCCAGGCCCACACGCCGGTCGCTGCTCGCGGGGGTCGCGGCGCTCGGCGCGCTGGGTACCGCCGGATGCAGCCGAGTGGCCACCGCGTCGAGCACCAAGGGCGGTGACCTGCTCGACCGGCTCAGGGCCGCCGGTGTCGTACGCCTCGGCATCGCCGGTGAGATCCCGTTCGGCTTCATCGACAAGAACGGCGAGCTGACCGGTGAGGCACCGGAACTGGCCAAGGTGATCTTCAAGCGGCTCGGCGTCGACCGGGTGCAGCCCGTGCCGACCGAGTTCGGCTCGCTCATCCCGGGCCTGAACTCCCAGCAGTTCGACGTCGTCGCCGCCGGGATGTACGTCAACCCCGAGCGCTGCGAGCAGGTCATCTTCTCCGACCCCGACTACCAGATGCTCGACTCGTTCATCGTCCGCAAGGGCAACCCGAAGGGGCTGCGCAGCTACGAGGACATCGTCGAGAAGAAGGCGAAGTTCGCCACCGGGACCGGATACGCAGAGATCCAGTACGCCGTCGAGGCGGGGTACAAGGAGAGCGAGATCCTGATCGTCCCGGACCAGGTCGCGGGCCTGAACGCGGTCGAGGCGGGGCGCGTGGACGTGTTCGCCGGTACGGCGCTCACCGTACGCGAGGTGGTGAAGAAGTCCGCCAAGGCGGAGGCCACCGAGCCGTTCAAGCCGATCGTGGGCGGCAAGCCGCACGTCGACGGCGGCGCCTTCGCGTTCCGGCCGACCGAGACCGGGCTGCGGGACGCCTTCAACGTCGAGCTGCACAAGCTCAAGAAGAGCGGCGAACTGTTCCGCATCCTCAAGCCCTTCGGTTTCACCAAGGCGGAGATGACGGATCTGACCGCGAAGGAGCTCTGCGGCGGATGA
- the ehuC gene encoding ectoine/hydroxyectoine ABC transporter permease subunit EhuC — protein MTSGLWELVLKGVWVTIQLLVCSALLATAVSFVVGVLRTHRLWIVRFLAGFYTEVFRGTSALVMIFWVYFVLPISFGWQLVPLWAGSLALGLTFGAYGSEIVRGALNAVDPAQKEGGIALSFTPWQRMRLILLPQAVPEMIPPFSNLLIELLKGTALVSIMGMGDLAFSGNLVRLALQESAEIYTIVLLIYFVIAFLLTRGMRGLERRLKAETGKPVGSTADQELSRPETTGVGGAVA, from the coding sequence ATGACCTCGGGACTCTGGGAACTCGTACTCAAGGGCGTCTGGGTCACCATCCAGTTGCTCGTGTGCAGCGCGCTGTTGGCCACGGCGGTCTCCTTCGTCGTCGGTGTCCTGCGCACCCACCGGCTGTGGATCGTCCGCTTCCTCGCGGGCTTCTACACCGAGGTCTTCCGGGGGACTTCGGCCCTGGTGATGATCTTCTGGGTGTACTTCGTGCTGCCGATCTCCTTCGGCTGGCAGCTGGTGCCGCTGTGGGCCGGCTCCCTCGCGCTCGGCCTGACCTTCGGGGCGTACGGATCCGAGATCGTGCGCGGCGCGCTGAACGCCGTCGACCCGGCGCAGAAGGAGGGCGGGATCGCGCTCAGCTTCACGCCCTGGCAGCGGATGCGGCTGATCCTGCTGCCGCAGGCCGTGCCGGAGATGATCCCGCCGTTCTCCAACCTGCTCATCGAACTGCTCAAGGGCACCGCCCTGGTGTCGATCATGGGCATGGGTGACCTGGCGTTCAGCGGCAACCTGGTGCGTCTGGCGCTCCAGGAGAGCGCGGAGATCTACACGATCGTCCTGCTCATCTACTTCGTGATCGCCTTCCTGCTGACCCGCGGCATGCGCGGCCTGGAGCGCAGGCTCAAGGCCGAGACGGGCAAGCCGGTCGGGTCCACGGCCGACCAGGAACTGAGCCGGCCGGAGACGACCGGTGTGGGAGGTGCTGTCGCGTGA
- the ehuD gene encoding ectoine/hydroxyectoine ABC transporter permease subunit EhuD, with the protein MKWDWSAVSGFMPHFWDGLLVTLQILALGSLISFALGLVWALLMRVPSRWVTWPLGVVTEFVRNTPLLVQLFFLFYVLPEWGLTFSALATGVFAIGLHYSTYTMQVYRAGIEAVPVGQWEAATALNLPLRRTWTAVILPQAVRRVVPALGNYVISMLKDTPMVMAITVLEMLGQARLYSQEHFQFTEPLTVIGVAFILISYLASLLLRALERRLVH; encoded by the coding sequence GTGAAGTGGGACTGGAGCGCAGTCAGCGGCTTCATGCCGCACTTCTGGGACGGTCTGCTGGTCACCCTGCAGATCCTGGCCCTCGGTTCGCTGATCTCGTTCGCGCTGGGCCTGGTGTGGGCGCTGCTCATGCGGGTGCCCTCGCGGTGGGTGACCTGGCCGCTCGGGGTGGTCACGGAGTTCGTCCGCAACACCCCGCTGCTGGTGCAGCTGTTCTTCCTCTTCTACGTGCTGCCGGAGTGGGGCCTGACCTTCTCGGCGCTGGCCACCGGTGTCTTCGCCATCGGGCTGCACTACTCGACGTACACGATGCAGGTCTACCGGGCCGGCATCGAGGCCGTGCCGGTCGGCCAGTGGGAGGCGGCGACGGCACTGAACCTGCCGCTGCGCCGGACGTGGACCGCGGTGATCCTGCCACAGGCGGTGCGGCGGGTCGTCCCGGCGCTCGGCAACTACGTCATCTCGATGCTCAAGGACACGCCGATGGTGATGGCGATCACCGTGCTGGAGATGCTCGGCCAGGCACGCCTGTACTCGCAGGAGCACTTCCAGTTCACCGAGCCGCTCACCGTGATCGGTGTGGCCTTCATCCTCATTTCCTACCTGGCCTCCCTTCTCCTGCGAGCCCTGGAGCGACGCCTTGTCCACTGA
- the ehuA gene encoding ectoine/hydroxyectoine ABC transporter ATP-binding protein EhuA produces the protein MSTDTLPNPEKNPARSTGELIRLEQVTKRFGSNTVLDHLDFSVDAGKHVTLIGPSGSGKTTILRLLMTLLKPDEGTITVDGQRLFPASDKEVREVRKKIGMVFQQFNLFPNMSVLRNITEAPVTVLGMSKDEAVERAKGLLEMVGLSDKCDAHPAQLSGGQQQRVAIARALAMRPQVLLLDEVTSALDPELVAGVLDVLRDIARSTDITMLCVTHEMNFARDISDQVLMFDSGRVIESGPPEKIFSEPERDRTREFLSAVL, from the coding sequence TTGTCCACTGACACTCTCCCCAACCCCGAGAAGAACCCCGCCAGGAGCACGGGCGAGCTGATCCGGCTGGAGCAGGTCACCAAGCGGTTCGGGAGCAACACCGTCCTGGACCACCTGGACTTCTCGGTCGACGCCGGCAAGCACGTCACCCTGATCGGACCGTCCGGGTCCGGCAAGACCACGATCCTGCGGCTGCTGATGACCTTGCTCAAGCCCGACGAGGGCACGATCACGGTCGACGGGCAGAGGCTGTTCCCGGCCTCCGACAAGGAGGTCCGGGAGGTCCGCAAGAAGATCGGGATGGTCTTCCAGCAGTTCAACCTGTTCCCGAACATGTCGGTGCTGCGGAACATCACCGAGGCACCGGTCACCGTCCTCGGCATGTCCAAGGACGAGGCGGTGGAGCGGGCCAAGGGCCTGCTGGAGATGGTGGGCCTGTCCGACAAGTGCGACGCGCACCCGGCGCAGCTGTCCGGCGGGCAGCAGCAGCGGGTGGCGATCGCCCGGGCCCTGGCGATGCGGCCGCAGGTGCTGCTCCTGGACGAGGTGACCTCCGCGCTCGACCCGGAGCTGGTCGCGGGCGTGCTCGACGTGCTGCGGGACATCGCCCGTTCCACGGACATCACGATGCTCTGCGTGACCCACGAGATGAACTTCGCCCGGGACATCTCCGACCAGGTACTGATGTTCGACTCGGGCCGGGTCATCGAGTCCGGTCCGCCGGAGAAGATCTTCAGCGAGCCGGAGCGGGACCGCACGCGGGAGTTCCTCAGCGCGGTCCTCTGA
- a CDS encoding IclR family transcriptional regulator — protein sequence MALKHEPPTTPYHSAQEALRVLETVARSSTGITDAELTRHTGIGPERLTALLRMLRREGYVEQITDGAYVTGETLARLGSAQHREQALRDKLQHTLDRLRDSVGAAVYMSRYVDGEISVTQYADSPATPKVNEWVDFRSSAHATAIGKSLLTQLDHAGRRDHLARHKMARLTSRTITSDRLLLSRLESQPPTVPVLDLQEYAVGTVCAAVPVTAGSSVGCLALSLPVEHAHRLRQAADTLNRNAAPVLLSMAI from the coding sequence GTGGCGCTGAAGCACGAGCCGCCGACCACCCCGTACCACTCGGCCCAGGAAGCCCTGCGCGTCCTGGAGACGGTGGCGCGCAGTTCCACCGGAATCACCGACGCCGAGCTCACCCGGCACACCGGCATCGGGCCCGAGCGGCTGACCGCACTGCTGCGCATGCTGCGCCGCGAGGGCTACGTCGAGCAGATCACCGACGGCGCGTACGTCACGGGGGAGACGCTGGCCCGTCTCGGCTCCGCCCAGCACCGCGAGCAGGCCCTGCGCGACAAGCTCCAGCACACCCTCGACCGGCTGCGCGACTCGGTCGGCGCCGCCGTCTACATGAGCCGGTACGTCGACGGCGAGATCAGCGTCACCCAGTACGCCGACAGCCCGGCCACACCCAAGGTCAACGAGTGGGTCGACTTCCGCTCCTCGGCCCACGCCACCGCGATCGGCAAGAGCCTGCTCACCCAGCTCGACCACGCCGGCCGCCGCGACCACCTCGCCCGGCACAAGATGGCCCGCCTCACCTCGCGCACCATCACCAGCGACCGGCTGCTGCTCTCCCGGCTGGAGTCCCAGCCGCCCACCGTGCCCGTCCTCGACCTCCAGGAGTACGCGGTCGGCACGGTCTGCGCGGCCGTCCCCGTCACGGCCGGCTCCTCCGTCGGCTGCCTGGCCCTGTCCCTCCCGGTCGAGCACGCCCACCGCCTGCGCCAGGCCGCGGACACCCTCAACCGCAACGCGGCGCCGGTGCTGCTGTCCATGGCGATCTAG
- a CDS encoding lytic polysaccharide monooxygenase auxiliary activity family 9 protein translates to MRTRTKLSAVAVGLATTGALVLSSGGASGHGYTDLPVSRQKLCQNGTVTNCGPIQWEPQSVEGPKGFPASGPADGQICNAGLGQFSQLSAPRTPSGGAWPTTKVTGGQTYTFRWQFTAMHATTDFKYYITKPGWNQNHNLARSDLNLTPFLTVPYNGQRPPSTLSHSGRLPSGLSGRHVILAVWTIADTGNAFYACSDVTF, encoded by the coding sequence ATGCGCACAAGGACCAAGTTGTCCGCAGTCGCGGTGGGACTGGCCACGACCGGAGCCCTCGTACTCTCCTCCGGCGGCGCCAGCGGCCACGGCTACACCGACCTCCCCGTCAGCCGGCAGAAACTCTGCCAGAACGGCACCGTGACCAACTGCGGCCCGATCCAGTGGGAACCGCAGAGCGTCGAGGGGCCGAAGGGCTTCCCGGCCTCCGGTCCGGCCGACGGGCAGATATGCAACGCCGGTCTCGGCCAGTTCAGCCAGCTCAGCGCACCACGGACGCCGTCCGGCGGGGCCTGGCCCACCACCAAGGTGACGGGTGGCCAGACCTACACGTTCCGCTGGCAGTTCACGGCCATGCACGCCACGACCGACTTCAAGTACTACATCACCAAGCCGGGCTGGAACCAGAACCACAACCTGGCCCGGTCCGACCTCAACCTCACGCCCTTCCTCACGGTGCCGTACAACGGCCAGCGGCCGCCGTCCACGCTCTCCCACAGCGGCAGGCTGCCGTCCGGGCTGAGCGGCCGTCACGTCATCCTCGCGGTGTGGACGATCGCGGACACGGGCAACGCGTTCTACGCGTGCTCGGACGTGACGTTCTGA
- a CDS encoding SPFH domain-containing protein — protein MSTTTSHTSGPDGPADGPVRPARLIQNEATTEIPVHLLFRDDPDPAPVPLKPAVVARRQGTGEQPRLRRTAAVAPRPVPQVDPDLVERPARVLPGAAGVLAGACGVAGCAATSWWAGLLPPLVLEALRLPAHAGAGLGPAQWAAYAGAGALGLFGFGGLARGRTGRAWVLDLFGRYRGTVRRSGLLWVNPLLLRRRVDVRLRHWRSEPVPAADGTGVALRVVVLVVWRVRDTARATLGVEDHETYLRECVEAALARVPVEMPGGTKGSTDAAAEALTRLVAADAAPVGLEVFSVQPVRVEYAPEVAAAMHRRRIAALDAQHRASVLTSVVDSVEDTVTRLTMRGLVELDDYERKALVKDLTVAFCAGRGETAP, from the coding sequence ATGAGTACGACCACTTCCCACACGTCCGGGCCCGACGGACCGGCCGACGGACCGGTCAGGCCCGCCCGGCTCATCCAGAACGAGGCCACCACCGAGATCCCCGTCCACCTGCTGTTCCGCGACGACCCCGACCCGGCGCCGGTACCGCTGAAGCCGGCGGTCGTCGCCCGCAGGCAGGGCACGGGGGAGCAGCCGCGCCTCAGACGCACGGCGGCCGTGGCGCCGCGCCCGGTGCCGCAGGTCGATCCCGACCTGGTGGAGCGGCCCGCGCGGGTGCTGCCCGGGGCGGCGGGTGTGCTGGCCGGGGCGTGCGGGGTGGCCGGGTGTGCGGCCACCTCCTGGTGGGCCGGGCTGCTCCCGCCGCTCGTGCTGGAGGCGCTGCGGCTGCCCGCGCACGCCGGGGCCGGGCTCGGTCCCGCGCAGTGGGCGGCGTACGCGGGAGCCGGGGCGCTCGGGCTGTTCGGGTTCGGCGGGCTGGCCCGGGGCCGGACCGGGCGGGCCTGGGTGCTGGATCTGTTCGGCCGCTACCGGGGGACAGTCCGGCGTTCCGGTCTGCTGTGGGTCAACCCGCTGCTGCTGCGCCGCCGGGTGGACGTACGGCTGCGGCACTGGCGCAGCGAGCCGGTGCCGGCCGCCGACGGGACCGGGGTCGCGCTGCGGGTGGTCGTCCTGGTGGTGTGGCGGGTGCGGGACACCGCGCGGGCGACGCTGGGCGTCGAGGACCACGAGACGTATCTGCGCGAGTGCGTCGAGGCGGCCCTGGCCCGGGTGCCAGTGGAGATGCCCGGCGGGACCAAGGGTTCCACGGACGCGGCGGCCGAGGCGCTGACCCGGCTGGTGGCGGCGGACGCGGCGCCGGTCGGCCTGGAGGTGTTCTCGGTGCAGCCGGTCCGGGTGGAGTACGCCCCCGAGGTCGCCGCCGCGATGCACCGCCGCCGGATCGCCGCGCTGGACGCCCAGCACCGGGCGAGCGTGCTCACCTCGGTCGTGGACTCGGTGGAGGACACGGTGACCCGGCTGACCATGCGGGGGCTGGTCGAACTCGACGACTACGAGCGGAAGGCGCTGGTGAAAGACCTCACCGTGGCGTTCTGCGCGGGCCGGGGAGAAACAGCTCCGTGA
- a CDS encoding peptidoglycan-binding protein, which translates to MESPVFEEFAPASDCDCPGCVHWRRVLPHSWTGRTSAHPAAHRALALAAVASAALGAGHAVPAAAAPHAPHRPGVLAGEEPDTPQGGQVPLHGPGGRPANPSAAPKLTATTRTEIINRAKTWVAAKVPYSMSEYWSDGYRQDCSGYVSMAWRLPGNEWTGSLSSYGERISKEELQPGDILLFHNAADPESGSHVVIFGGWTDYTHTSYIAYEQTRPHTRRQSTPYAYWSDSDQYVPYRYKGVTPEEPGAVPGKEPVGGKPGAPAATPYPGAAYFGPGANNKYVTLLGRMLVARGAGGSYASGPGPRWTDADRRATRAFQLAQGWTGADADGLPGPRTWELLATGKGKEVKAGAGGPPPSSHGVPGYPGRAMFRPGASNAYVTQLGRQLVRKGFGRFYEVGPGPRWGEADRRAVEAFQRTQGWRGGAADGYPGPETWRRLFS; encoded by the coding sequence ATGGAGTCTCCGGTATTCGAGGAATTCGCCCCGGCGAGCGACTGCGACTGCCCCGGATGTGTCCACTGGCGCCGCGTCCTGCCGCATTCCTGGACCGGCCGCACCAGCGCCCACCCGGCCGCACACCGCGCCCTCGCCCTGGCCGCCGTGGCCTCGGCGGCGCTCGGCGCGGGCCATGCCGTACCGGCCGCAGCCGCCCCGCACGCACCTCACCGACCCGGCGTTTTGGCAGGTGAAGAGCCTGACACTCCCCAGGGCGGCCAGGTCCCGCTGCACGGCCCCGGCGGCCGTCCCGCAAACCCCTCCGCCGCCCCCAAGCTCACCGCCACCACCCGTACGGAGATCATCAACCGGGCCAAGACCTGGGTCGCCGCGAAAGTGCCGTACAGCATGAGCGAGTACTGGTCGGACGGCTACCGGCAGGACTGCTCCGGCTATGTGTCGATGGCCTGGAGGCTGCCCGGAAACGAATGGACGGGCAGTCTCTCCTCATACGGTGAGCGCATTTCCAAAGAGGAACTCCAGCCGGGCGACATTCTGCTGTTCCACAATGCGGCCGACCCGGAGAGCGGCTCGCACGTCGTCATTTTCGGCGGCTGGACGGACTACACGCACACCTCCTACATCGCCTACGAGCAGACCCGCCCGCACACCCGCCGGCAGTCCACCCCGTACGCCTACTGGAGCGACTCCGATCAGTACGTCCCCTACCGGTACAAGGGCGTCACCCCGGAGGAACCGGGGGCCGTGCCGGGCAAGGAACCGGTCGGCGGGAAGCCGGGCGCACCGGCCGCCACGCCCTACCCGGGAGCGGCGTATTTCGGCCCCGGCGCGAACAACAAGTACGTCACGCTGCTCGGCCGCATGCTCGTCGCGCGTGGGGCCGGTGGCTCCTACGCCTCGGGCCCGGGACCGCGCTGGACGGACGCTGACCGGCGGGCGACCCGGGCCTTCCAGCTGGCCCAGGGCTGGACGGGCGCCGACGCGGACGGCCTGCCCGGTCCGCGCACCTGGGAGCTGCTGGCCACGGGGAAGGGCAAGGAGGTGAAGGCCGGGGCGGGCGGGCCGCCACCCTCCTCCCACGGTGTCCCCGGCTACCCGGGGCGGGCGATGTTCCGGCCCGGCGCCAGTAACGCGTACGTCACCCAGCTGGGGAGGCAACTGGTGCGGAAGGGGTTCGGCAGGTTCTACGAGGTCGGGCCGGGGCCGCGCTGGGGCGAGGCGGACCGGCGCGCCGTCGAGGCCTTCCAGCGCACCCAGGGCTGGCGGGGCGGCGCCGCGGACGGCTACCCGGGGCCCGAGACCTGGCGGCGGCTTTTCTCGTAG
- a CDS encoding FadR/GntR family transcriptional regulator, with product MAARDLQERIKKLIIDRRLASGAPLPAEPELMEYLGASRNSVREALKALQAMGIVEIRHGFGTYVGPMSLAPMIEGLAFRTVAGHYRGEDSLLQLLELREAVETGLASRLAGRIPEADLVELDGLVIRMEEQAAHGAGLAETDRAFHATLYRGLDNVLLSEVLEAFWDAFHRVRTDLGGEPQDPKVTCRQHREILDAVRSGDSVRAEETIREHFGNIRARLSTTAPQGPHTRHNERV from the coding sequence ATGGCAGCGCGTGACCTCCAGGAGCGGATCAAGAAGCTCATCATCGACCGCCGGCTGGCCTCCGGGGCCCCGCTGCCGGCCGAGCCCGAGCTGATGGAGTACCTCGGCGCGAGCCGGAACTCGGTGCGGGAGGCGCTGAAGGCGCTCCAGGCGATGGGCATCGTGGAGATCCGGCACGGCTTCGGCACCTACGTCGGCCCGATGTCCCTGGCCCCGATGATCGAGGGCCTCGCCTTCCGCACGGTCGCCGGGCACTACCGGGGCGAGGACTCCCTGCTCCAGCTGCTGGAACTGCGGGAGGCGGTGGAGACCGGGCTGGCCTCCCGGCTCGCGGGGCGGATACCGGAAGCGGACCTCGTTGAACTGGACGGGCTCGTCATCCGTATGGAGGAACAGGCCGCGCACGGGGCCGGTCTCGCCGAGACCGACCGGGCCTTCCACGCCACCCTCTACCGGGGGCTGGACAACGTGCTGCTGAGCGAGGTCCTGGAGGCGTTCTGGGACGCCTTCCACCGGGTCCGCACGGACCTCGGGGGCGAGCCGCAGGACCCGAAGGTGACCTGCCGGCAGCACCGGGAGATCCTCGACGCGGTCCGGTCCGGTGACTCGGTGCGGGCGGAGGAGACCATAAGAGAGCACTTCGGGAACATTCGCGCCCGTCTGTCCACAACGGCTCCACAGGGCCCCCACACTCGCCACAATGAACGCGTATGA
- a CDS encoding glycosyltransferase family 2 protein: MTSRPTGARQQDHDPSQTTQLRVPTHRMSTTGTFRRIKRTLPRYDYEHYSRLAGPLTQPDPTKPYKVQYRSLISQEPHRIRVALMLAAAPVLSVVLLVWLLQPEHWTERDYPAFDWLPALDMVMLVSIGLIEFFRCMNVVSNAHATLVARDPIPVVPETGTRVAFLTSFVPGKEPLEMVTKTLEAAVKIRHRGLMHVWLLDEGDDPEVKAVCERLGVHHFSRKGVAKWNQAKGPHRAKTKHGNYNAWLEAHGDGYDFFASVDTDHVPLPNYLERMLGFFRDPDVGFVIGPQVYGNYDNPITKAAESQQFLFHALIQRAGNRYGSPMFVGTSNAVRIKALKQIGGLYDSITEDMATGFEMHRHKNPATGNKWRSVYTPDVLAVGEGPSAWTDFFTQQMRWSRGTYETILKQYWKGWYSLPPSKLFNYTMMIIFYPMSALNWILAALSCCLFLGLGASGVNIDPAVWLMLYGNASALQIGLYVWNRRHNVSPHEPEGSGGVAGMVMSALSAPLYAKALVDSMLRRKSKFVVTPKGDSASPDRWFGTFRYHWYFVAIFGASIAAGFVFGHSHPAMIIWATFALLITASPVFAWRWQLRQDAKKPAAPAAEQPQDPAGPHRTQPLPIPQQPTAHAPQHKPNWAAAPGANGEVGGTDQTMQIALGGLGGRKE, encoded by the coding sequence ATGACGTCGAGGCCGACGGGCGCCCGGCAGCAGGACCACGACCCGTCCCAGACCACCCAGCTCAGGGTGCCGACGCATCGGATGAGCACCACGGGGACGTTCCGGCGGATCAAGAGGACGCTGCCGAGATACGACTACGAGCACTACAGCCGGCTCGCGGGTCCCCTCACCCAACCTGATCCGACCAAGCCCTACAAGGTGCAGTACCGGTCGCTGATCTCGCAGGAACCGCACCGTATAAGAGTCGCGCTGATGCTGGCCGCGGCGCCCGTGCTGTCCGTGGTGCTGCTGGTGTGGCTGCTCCAGCCCGAACACTGGACCGAGCGCGACTACCCGGCCTTCGACTGGCTGCCCGCGCTCGACATGGTGATGCTGGTCTCGATCGGTCTGATCGAGTTCTTCCGCTGCATGAACGTGGTGTCGAACGCGCACGCCACGCTGGTCGCCCGCGACCCGATCCCGGTGGTGCCCGAGACCGGCACCAGAGTGGCCTTCCTCACCTCCTTCGTGCCCGGCAAGGAGCCGCTGGAGATGGTGACGAAGACGCTGGAGGCCGCGGTGAAGATCCGCCACCGGGGCCTCATGCACGTCTGGCTGCTCGACGAGGGCGACGACCCCGAGGTGAAGGCGGTGTGCGAGCGCCTCGGCGTGCACCACTTCTCCCGCAAGGGCGTCGCGAAGTGGAACCAGGCCAAGGGCCCGCACCGCGCCAAGACCAAGCACGGCAACTACAACGCCTGGTTGGAGGCGCACGGCGACGGCTACGACTTCTTCGCTTCGGTCGACACCGACCACGTGCCGCTGCCCAACTACCTGGAGCGGATGCTCGGCTTCTTCCGCGACCCGGACGTCGGCTTCGTCATCGGCCCGCAGGTCTACGGCAACTACGACAACCCCATCACCAAGGCCGCCGAGTCGCAGCAGTTCCTCTTCCACGCGCTGATCCAGCGCGCGGGCAACCGCTACGGCTCCCCCATGTTCGTCGGCACGTCCAACGCCGTGCGCATCAAAGCGCTCAAGCAGATCGGCGGGCTGTACGACTCGATCACCGAGGACATGGCGACCGGCTTCGAGATGCACCGCCACAAGAACCCGGCGACGGGCAACAAGTGGCGCTCGGTCTACACCCCGGACGTGCTCGCGGTCGGTGAGGGCCCCAGCGCCTGGACGGACTTCTTCACCCAGCAGATGCGCTGGTCGCGAGGGACGTACGAGACGATCCTCAAGCAGTACTGGAAGGGCTGGTACTCGCTGCCGCCGAGCAAGCTCTTCAACTACACCATGATGATCATCTTCTACCCGATGTCGGCCCTGAACTGGATCCTGGCGGCGCTGAGCTGCTGTCTGTTCCTGGGCCTGGGCGCCTCGGGTGTGAACATCGACCCGGCGGTCTGGCTGATGCTCTACGGCAACGCCTCCGCCCTGCAGATCGGCCTGTACGTCTGGAACCGCCGGCACAACGTCTCGCCGCACGAGCCGGAGGGCTCCGGCGGTGTGGCCGGCATGGTGATGTCCGCGCTGTCGGCGCCGCTGTACGCGAAGGCGCTGGTCGACTCGATGCTGCGGCGCAAGAGCAAGTTCGTGGTCACCCCCAAGGGTGACTCGGCGAGCCCGGACCGCTGGTTCGGGACGTTCCGCTACCACTGGTACTTCGTCGCGATCTTCGGTGCGTCGATCGCGGCCGGCTTCGTCTTCGGCCACTCGCACCCCGCCATGATCATCTGGGCGACGTTCGCGCTGCTGATCACCGCCTCGCCGGTCTTCGCCTGGCGCTGGCAGCTGCGGCAGGACGCGAAGAAGCCCGCCGCGCCCGCCGCGGAACAGCCGCAGGACCCTGCGGGGCCGCACCGGACGCAGCCGCTGCCCATCCCGCAGCAGCCCACGGCCCACGCCCCGCAGCACAAGCCCAACTGGGCCGCCGCCCCTGGCGCAAACGGGGAGGTCGGGGGGACCGACCAGACCATGCAGATCGCCCTTGGTGGACTTGGGGGACGTAAGGAATGA